One segment of Drosophila ananassae strain 14024-0371.13 chromosome 3R, ASM1763931v2, whole genome shotgun sequence DNA contains the following:
- the LOC6497166 gene encoding anoctamin-8 isoform X5, with translation MSQSFKTLMQGGEGSGDGEGVSYSERQSSEDVPDSTATTATTTAGDGGGGGGVGTRDGGEDDFTDDNNFESNLRRRKGKIISCAKETIENASRQLRRKVPYAGHLMTPRRLWLNKIPTQCDVVIEFPEDAPDEALRWLLARIRSQPPAGLGLLVQVKAHESTRRNAFYVSAPVNVLFKAAEDARLPKRLRPDLGGALREFTTRESHCFQQLRGDVGSTVLFTSQERQWLVLQVLQGLRAGCSDIDALHGRAAVSEGQSIVAAWQESGLITQVFPLHEPSSLTQLQTHWVKQIFAPQPLDDIAAYFGVKVALYFAWLGHYTCALGVPAVFGTILYCILWGKGQTAQDMGHVLFSLFNVAWASLYLEAWKRYSVELAFRWGTLSTPPELLEPPRPLYKGPLEENNVTGRLEPREAPAWQRRAFRYLVSFPIIGCCLCMVFVVMFLMLRFQDWWDSKLPEESVLCCLSVIPKVLLAGAITLMDEAYFKLAVWLNDRENYRLQSKYENHLIAKVALFQFVNSFLSLFYIAFYLRDEDKLKEQLAGLLISRQIIGNLRESALPYFVEQWKLAKLSFNMWGALSPTQNVTRSLAEELATAEAELKAEGSGTPTKSQHHQTESKRNIGQAEIESSLYKYDGTFSDHLEMLVQMGYVVLFSAAFPLAGVCALINNLMEIRSDAFKLAHVHQRPFGQRVANIGTWQNALSILSLAAVIVNCALIGLSGQVSRLWPGLTTAQTIILIVTLEHIMLGLRQALTWLLPELPSWLAAEIARAEHCRREMQCKGTSPRPTPPTPQSTTSTQPEQEGPSSMQMESGANTTHDQSMESQVADDILLYGQDFASYGRNIEADVNIYENRDSSPDSPPSQTSTILIRPLHESTPPHGGASMSSLHQDGNGGACQSCIRKSQIFIPEIPPYLGYSVRNLTALTGNNPRMKQQQQKLKSGASASTLALNSAAYAARMQAMHIQEIPPFRKKSSDSADHTGSSTSSSPQRTTMRQLSGQRDPQQTIPEIPPYKTRKISAESSTHLTMSELGNTSETADILKPAPSWCNVAMKSGAPGSNLATPPASQQQQQIVASSSSSSGGGGSVFSPSGAGPTGAPAGISNSQSRPSVGALSNSSSSSSHKQQQKQAKEEREREKEREKEKEKEKEREKEKEKEKEKDKEAQAASTSAGNTDDEAKAAELAAKKSRLKQKLVKSARSVAIFSLKLKERRQREAEKAATIAVEHAKALAKLPMPQPVGGELSCIPIEQLIQIDDIKPAIKPASTTAPSSSSQAGSSTYQYQNQYQQPQHYHLPSHSHPHTDN, from the exons CTTCCCGCCAACTACGCCGCAAAGTGCCCTACGCCGGCCATCTGATGACGCCGCGACGCCTCTGGCTCAATAAAATTCCCACACAATGTGACGTGGTTATTGAATTTCCAGAGGATGCGCCAGACGAGGCACTCCGCTGGCTCCTGGCCCGCATCCGCTCCCAACCGCCGGCCGGTCTTGGCCTCCTGGTCCAGGTCAAGGCGCACGAGAGTACGCGGCGGAATGCCTTCTATGTCAGTGCTCCGGTGAATGT CCTCTTTAAAGCCGCCGAAGATGCCCGCCTGCCAAAGCGTTTAAGACCGGATTTGGGCGGCGCACTTAGAGAGTTCACCACCCGCGAGAGTCACTGCTTCCAACAGTTGCGTGGGGATGTGGGCAGTACGGTGCTGTTCACTTCACAGGAACGTCAATGGCTGGTCCTTCAGGTGCTCCAAGGACTGCGGGCCGGCTGCAGTGACATCGATGCTTTGCACGGACGAGCGGCTGTTTCTGAGGGCCAGAGCATCGTGGCTGCCTGGCAGGAGTCCGGCCTGATCACACAGGTCTTTCCTCTGCACGAACCCAGCTCTCTGACTCAGCTCCAGACGCATTGGGTTAAACAGATATTTGCACCACAGCCTTTAG ATGACATTGCTGCCTATTTTGGCGTTAAGGTTGCCTTATACTTTGCCTGGCTAGGTCATTACACCTGCGCTTTGGGCGTACCGGCTGTTTTTGGCACCATTCTCTATTGCATCCTCTGGGGCAAGGGTCAGACGGCCCAGGACATGGGTCATGTGCTCTTCTCCTTATTCAATGTAGCTTGGGCCTCGCTCTACTTGGAGGCTTGGAAACGGTATTCCGTGGAGTTGGCTTTCCGTTGGGGCACTTTATCAACGCCACCAGAGTTGCTGGAGCCGCCCAGGCCCTTGTACAAG GGTCCTTTGGAGGAGAACAACGTAACTGGGCGACTAGAGCCCAGGGAAGCACCTGCTTGGCAACGACGTGCGTTTCGCTACCTGGTCAGTTTTCCAATTATAGGATGCTGTCTCTGCATGGTCTTTGTTGTTATGTTTCTCATGTTGCGCTTTCAG GATTGGTGGGACTCGAAACTGCCGGAGGAGAGCGTCCTGTGCTGCCTAAGTGTCATCCCCAAGGTTCTACTGGCAGGAGCCATTACCCTAATGGACGAGGCTTACTTTAAATTGGCCGTGTGGCTTAACGACCGGG AAAACTATCGTCTGCAGTCAAAATATGAGAATCACTTAATAGCCAAAGTGGCTTTGTTCCAATTCGTCAACTCTTTCCTATCGCTTTTCTATATTGCCTTCTATTTACGGGACGAGGATAAGCTCAAAGAG CAACTGGCTGGTCTCTTAATTTCCCGTCAAATTATTGGAAATCTTCGCGAGTCCGCCCTTCCCTACTTTGTCGAACAATGGAAGTTGGCCAAGCTGAGCTTCAATATGTGGGGAGCTCTGAGCCCCACCCAAAATGTGACACGCAGCCTGGCCGAAGAACTGGCCACTGCCGAGGCCGAGCTGAAGGCGGAGGGATCCGGCACGCCCACTAAAAGCCAACACCACCAAACTGAATCCAAACGGAATATCGGACAGGCCGAAATTGAGAGTTCTTTGTACAAG TATGATGGCACATTCTCGGACCATTTGGAGATGCTTGTTCAAATGGGATATGTGGTGCTCTTCTCGGCCGCCTTTCCCCTGGCCGGCGTCTGCGCTTTGATCAACAACCTGATGGAGATTCGTTCCGATGCCTTCAAGCTGGCCCATGTGCATCAGCGTCCGTTTGGACAGCGTGTGGCCAACATTGGCACCTGGCAGAATGCCCTGAGCATCCTTTCCCTGGCAGCTGTCATCGTGAACTGTGCCCTAATTGGCCTTTCTGGCCAGGTTTCGAGGCTGTGGCCGGGACTGACCACCGCCCAGACAATAATTCTGATTGTCACTCTCGAG CACATAATGTTGGGTTTGCGGCAGGCACTCACTTGGTTACTGCCGGAGTTGCCCTCCTGGCTGGCGGCGGAAATCGCACGCGCCGAACATTGCCGCCGGGAGATGCAATGCAAGGGCACATCGCCACGACCCACACCGCCCACGCCGCAGTCGACCACGTCCACTCAGCCGGAACAAGAGGGTCCTAGCAGCATGCAAATGGAAAGCGGTGCCAATACCACCCACGATCAGTCCATGGAGAGCCAGGTGGCCGACGATATACTGCTCTATGGTCAGGATTTCGCCAGCTATGGTCGCAACATAGAGGCGGATGTTAATATTTATGAGAACCGCGACTCGTCACCGGACTCACCGCCCTCACAG ACCAGCACCATACTCATCAGGCCGTTGCATGAGTCAACCCCCCCGCACGGCGGCGCCTCAATGTCGAGTCTGCATCAGGACGGCAATGGCGG AGCTTGTCAGAGTTGTATTAGAAAATCGCAAATCTTTATACCGGAAATTCCGCCATATCTTGGATATTCAGTGAGAAATTTAACAGCTCTAACCGGAAACAATCCGAGAatgaaacaacagcaacaaaagctGAAAAGCGG AGCTTCTGCCAGCACGCTAGCCCTCAACTCGGCGGCATATGCAGCCCGAATGCAGGCGATGCATATCCAAGAAATACCGCCATTCCGAAAGAAATCCAGCGATTCAGCTGATCACACtggcagcagcaccagcagcagtcCCCAGCGGACCACAATGCGGCAATTATCCGGACAAAGGGATCCGCAGCAGACGATCCCGGAGATACCACCGTACAAGACCCGAAAGATATCCGCGGAGAGCTCCACGCACCTGACCATGAGC GAACTTGGAAACACATCAGAAACCGCGGACATTCTAAAGCCAGCTCCATCCTGGTGCAACGTGGCCATGAAGTCCGGAGCACCTGGCAGCAATTTAGCAACTCCGCCAGcctcccagcagcagcagcaaataGTCGCATCCTCATCCTCGTCCTCGGGTGGTGGCGGTAGCGTTTTCAGTCCCAGCGGTGCTGGTCCAACTGGCGCACCCGCTGGCATTAGTAATTCCCAATCCCGGCCCAGTGTCGGCGCCCTATCCAACTCCTCATCCAGTTCATCCCacaagcagcaacagaagcaggCCAAGGAGGAAAGGGAACGAGAAAAGGAGAGGGAAaaggagaaggagaaagagaaagaaagggaaaaggaaaaggagaaagaaaaagaaaaggataAAGAAGCTCAGGCCGCATCCACATCAGCGGGCAATACGGATGATGAAGCCAAGG CTGCTGAATTGGCTGCCAAGAAATCCCGCCTAAAACAGAAGCTGGTCAAGAGTGCGAGATCCGTGGCCATATTCTCCCTCAAACTGAAGGAGCGGAGACAGCGCGAGGCGGAGAAGGCAGCCACCATAGCCGTAGAACATGCCAAG GCTCTGGCAAAACTACCAATGCCCCAGCCTGTGGGTGGCGAGTTGTCCTGTATACCCATCGAACAGCTTATCCAAATCGACGACATCAAACCTGCGATTAAGCCTGCAAGCACGACAGCTCCGTCATCCTCGAGTCAAGCCGGATCGTCGACGTATCAATATCAGAATCAGTACCAACAGCCGCAGCATTATCATCTGCCCTCACATTCGCACCCACATACggataattaa
- the LOC6497166 gene encoding anoctamin-8 isoform X4 produces the protein MSQSFKTLMQGGEGSGDGEGVSYSERQSSEDVPDSTATTATTTAGDGGGGGGVGTRDGGEDDFTDDNNFESNLRRRKGKIISCAKETIENASRQLRRKVPYAGHLMTPRRLWLNKIPTQCDVVIEFPEDAPDEALRWLLARIRSQPPAGLGLLVQVKAHESTRRNAFYVSAPVNVLFKAAEDARLPKRLRPDLGGALREFTTRESHCFQQLRGDVGSTVLFTSQERQWLVLQVLQGLRAGCSDIDALHGRAAVSEGQSIVAAWQESGLITQVFPLHEPSSLTQLQTHWVKQIFAPQPLDDIAAYFGVKVALYFAWLGHYTCALGVPAVFGTILYCILWGKGQTAQDMGHVLFSLFNVAWASLYLEAWKRYSVELAFRWGTLSTPPELLEPPRPLYKGPLEENNVTGRLEPREAPAWQRRAFRYLVSFPIIGCCLCMVFVVMFLMLRFQDWLDHHNIPDKGIAQCMYNLHKDWWDSKLPEESVLCCLSVIPKVLLAGAITLMDEAYFKLAVWLNDRENYRLQSKYENHLIAKVALFQFVNSFLSLFYIAFYLRDEDKLKEQLAGLLISRQIIGNLRESALPYFVEQWKLAKLSFNMWGALSPTQNVTRSLAEELATAEAELKAEGSGTPTKSQHHQTESKRNIGQAEIESSLYKYDGTFSDHLEMLVQMGYVVLFSAAFPLAGVCALINNLMEIRSDAFKLAHVHQRPFGQRVANIGTWQNALSILSLAAVIVNCALIGLSGQVSRLWPGLTTAQTIILIVTLEHIMLGLRQALTWLLPELPSWLAAEIARAEHCRREMQCKGTSPRPTPPTPQSTTSTQPEQEGPSSMQMESGANTTHDQSMESQVADDILLYGQDFASYGRNIEADVNIYENRDSSPDSPPSQTSTILIRPLHESTPPHGGASMSSLHQDGNGGASASTLALNSAAYAARMQAMHIQEIPPFRKKSSDSADHTGSSTSSSPQRTTMRQLSGQRDPQQTIPEIPPYKTRKISAESSTHLTMSDKLHIKLHAPEWMSRLKVNDNTNLHRSIDCIAKELGNTSETADILKPAPSWCNVAMKSGAPGSNLATPPASQQQQQIVASSSSSSGGGGSVFSPSGAGPTGAPAGISNSQSRPSVGALSNSSSSSSHKQQQKQAKEEREREKEREKEKEKEKEREKEKEKEKEKDKEAQAASTSAGNTDDEAKAAELAAKKSRLKQKLVKSARSVAIFSLKLKERRQREAEKAATIAVEHAKALAKLPMPQPVGGELSCIPIEQLIQIDDIKPAIKPASTTAPSSSSQAGSSTYQYQNQYQQPQHYHLPSHSHPHTDN, from the exons CTTCCCGCCAACTACGCCGCAAAGTGCCCTACGCCGGCCATCTGATGACGCCGCGACGCCTCTGGCTCAATAAAATTCCCACACAATGTGACGTGGTTATTGAATTTCCAGAGGATGCGCCAGACGAGGCACTCCGCTGGCTCCTGGCCCGCATCCGCTCCCAACCGCCGGCCGGTCTTGGCCTCCTGGTCCAGGTCAAGGCGCACGAGAGTACGCGGCGGAATGCCTTCTATGTCAGTGCTCCGGTGAATGT CCTCTTTAAAGCCGCCGAAGATGCCCGCCTGCCAAAGCGTTTAAGACCGGATTTGGGCGGCGCACTTAGAGAGTTCACCACCCGCGAGAGTCACTGCTTCCAACAGTTGCGTGGGGATGTGGGCAGTACGGTGCTGTTCACTTCACAGGAACGTCAATGGCTGGTCCTTCAGGTGCTCCAAGGACTGCGGGCCGGCTGCAGTGACATCGATGCTTTGCACGGACGAGCGGCTGTTTCTGAGGGCCAGAGCATCGTGGCTGCCTGGCAGGAGTCCGGCCTGATCACACAGGTCTTTCCTCTGCACGAACCCAGCTCTCTGACTCAGCTCCAGACGCATTGGGTTAAACAGATATTTGCACCACAGCCTTTAG ATGACATTGCTGCCTATTTTGGCGTTAAGGTTGCCTTATACTTTGCCTGGCTAGGTCATTACACCTGCGCTTTGGGCGTACCGGCTGTTTTTGGCACCATTCTCTATTGCATCCTCTGGGGCAAGGGTCAGACGGCCCAGGACATGGGTCATGTGCTCTTCTCCTTATTCAATGTAGCTTGGGCCTCGCTCTACTTGGAGGCTTGGAAACGGTATTCCGTGGAGTTGGCTTTCCGTTGGGGCACTTTATCAACGCCACCAGAGTTGCTGGAGCCGCCCAGGCCCTTGTACAAG GGTCCTTTGGAGGAGAACAACGTAACTGGGCGACTAGAGCCCAGGGAAGCACCTGCTTGGCAACGACGTGCGTTTCGCTACCTGGTCAGTTTTCCAATTATAGGATGCTGTCTCTGCATGGTCTTTGTTGTTATGTTTCTCATGTTGCGCTTTCAG GATTGGCTGGATCACCATAACATACCAGACAAAGGAATTGCTCAATGCATGTATAATTTGCACAAG GATTGGTGGGACTCGAAACTGCCGGAGGAGAGCGTCCTGTGCTGCCTAAGTGTCATCCCCAAGGTTCTACTGGCAGGAGCCATTACCCTAATGGACGAGGCTTACTTTAAATTGGCCGTGTGGCTTAACGACCGGG AAAACTATCGTCTGCAGTCAAAATATGAGAATCACTTAATAGCCAAAGTGGCTTTGTTCCAATTCGTCAACTCTTTCCTATCGCTTTTCTATATTGCCTTCTATTTACGGGACGAGGATAAGCTCAAAGAG CAACTGGCTGGTCTCTTAATTTCCCGTCAAATTATTGGAAATCTTCGCGAGTCCGCCCTTCCCTACTTTGTCGAACAATGGAAGTTGGCCAAGCTGAGCTTCAATATGTGGGGAGCTCTGAGCCCCACCCAAAATGTGACACGCAGCCTGGCCGAAGAACTGGCCACTGCCGAGGCCGAGCTGAAGGCGGAGGGATCCGGCACGCCCACTAAAAGCCAACACCACCAAACTGAATCCAAACGGAATATCGGACAGGCCGAAATTGAGAGTTCTTTGTACAAG TATGATGGCACATTCTCGGACCATTTGGAGATGCTTGTTCAAATGGGATATGTGGTGCTCTTCTCGGCCGCCTTTCCCCTGGCCGGCGTCTGCGCTTTGATCAACAACCTGATGGAGATTCGTTCCGATGCCTTCAAGCTGGCCCATGTGCATCAGCGTCCGTTTGGACAGCGTGTGGCCAACATTGGCACCTGGCAGAATGCCCTGAGCATCCTTTCCCTGGCAGCTGTCATCGTGAACTGTGCCCTAATTGGCCTTTCTGGCCAGGTTTCGAGGCTGTGGCCGGGACTGACCACCGCCCAGACAATAATTCTGATTGTCACTCTCGAG CACATAATGTTGGGTTTGCGGCAGGCACTCACTTGGTTACTGCCGGAGTTGCCCTCCTGGCTGGCGGCGGAAATCGCACGCGCCGAACATTGCCGCCGGGAGATGCAATGCAAGGGCACATCGCCACGACCCACACCGCCCACGCCGCAGTCGACCACGTCCACTCAGCCGGAACAAGAGGGTCCTAGCAGCATGCAAATGGAAAGCGGTGCCAATACCACCCACGATCAGTCCATGGAGAGCCAGGTGGCCGACGATATACTGCTCTATGGTCAGGATTTCGCCAGCTATGGTCGCAACATAGAGGCGGATGTTAATATTTATGAGAACCGCGACTCGTCACCGGACTCACCGCCCTCACAG ACCAGCACCATACTCATCAGGCCGTTGCATGAGTCAACCCCCCCGCACGGCGGCGCCTCAATGTCGAGTCTGCATCAGGACGGCAATGGCGG AGCTTCTGCCAGCACGCTAGCCCTCAACTCGGCGGCATATGCAGCCCGAATGCAGGCGATGCATATCCAAGAAATACCGCCATTCCGAAAGAAATCCAGCGATTCAGCTGATCACACtggcagcagcaccagcagcagtcCCCAGCGGACCACAATGCGGCAATTATCCGGACAAAGGGATCCGCAGCAGACGATCCCGGAGATACCACCGTACAAGACCCGAAAGATATCCGCGGAGAGCTCCACGCACCTGACCATGAGC GACAAGCTACACATTAAACTTCATGCACCAGAATGGATGTCACGATTAAAAGTCAACGATAATACGAATCTCCATAGAAGCATAGATTGTATTGCAAAG GAACTTGGAAACACATCAGAAACCGCGGACATTCTAAAGCCAGCTCCATCCTGGTGCAACGTGGCCATGAAGTCCGGAGCACCTGGCAGCAATTTAGCAACTCCGCCAGcctcccagcagcagcagcaaataGTCGCATCCTCATCCTCGTCCTCGGGTGGTGGCGGTAGCGTTTTCAGTCCCAGCGGTGCTGGTCCAACTGGCGCACCCGCTGGCATTAGTAATTCCCAATCCCGGCCCAGTGTCGGCGCCCTATCCAACTCCTCATCCAGTTCATCCCacaagcagcaacagaagcaggCCAAGGAGGAAAGGGAACGAGAAAAGGAGAGGGAAaaggagaaggagaaagagaaagaaagggaaaaggaaaaggagaaagaaaaagaaaaggataAAGAAGCTCAGGCCGCATCCACATCAGCGGGCAATACGGATGATGAAGCCAAGG CTGCTGAATTGGCTGCCAAGAAATCCCGCCTAAAACAGAAGCTGGTCAAGAGTGCGAGATCCGTGGCCATATTCTCCCTCAAACTGAAGGAGCGGAGACAGCGCGAGGCGGAGAAGGCAGCCACCATAGCCGTAGAACATGCCAAG GCTCTGGCAAAACTACCAATGCCCCAGCCTGTGGGTGGCGAGTTGTCCTGTATACCCATCGAACAGCTTATCCAAATCGACGACATCAAACCTGCGATTAAGCCTGCAAGCACGACAGCTCCGTCATCCTCGAGTCAAGCCGGATCGTCGACGTATCAATATCAGAATCAGTACCAACAGCCGCAGCATTATCATCTGCCCTCACATTCGCACCCACATACggataattaa
- the LOC6497166 gene encoding anoctamin-8 isoform X8 produces the protein MSQSFKTLMQGGEGSGDGEGVSYSERQSSEDVPDSTATTATTTAGDGGGGGGVGTRDGGEDDFTDDNNFESNLRRRKGKIISCAKETIENASRQLRRKVPYAGHLMTPRRLWLNKIPTQCDVVIEFPEDAPDEALRWLLARIRSQPPAGLGLLVQVKAHESTRRNAFYVSAPVNVLFKAAEDARLPKRLRPDLGGALREFTTRESHCFQQLRGDVGSTVLFTSQERQWLVLQVLQGLRAGCSDIDALHGRAAVSEGQSIVAAWQESGLITQVFPLHEPSSLTQLQTHWVKQIFAPQPLDDIAAYFGVKVALYFAWLGHYTCALGVPAVFGTILYCILWGKGQTAQDMGHVLFSLFNVAWASLYLEAWKRYSVELAFRWGTLSTPPELLEPPRPLYKGPLEENNVTGRLEPREAPAWQRRAFRYLVSFPIIGCCLCMVFVVMFLMLRFQDWWDSKLPEESVLCCLSVIPKVLLAGAITLMDEAYFKLAVWLNDRENYRLQSKYENHLIAKVALFQFVNSFLSLFYIAFYLRDEDKLKEQLAGLLISRQIIGNLRESALPYFVEQWKLAKLSFNMWGALSPTQNVTRSLAEELATAEAELKAEGSGTPTKSQHHQTESKRNIGQAEIESSLYKYDGTFSDHLEMLVQMGYVVLFSAAFPLAGVCALINNLMEIRSDAFKLAHVHQRPFGQRVANIGTWQNALSILSLAAVIVNCALIGLSGQVSRLWPGLTTAQTIILIVTLEHIMLGLRQALTWLLPELPSWLAAEIARAEHCRREMQCKGTSPRPTPPTPQSTTSTQPEQEGPSSMQMESGANTTHDQSMESQVADDILLYGQDFASYGRNIEADVNIYENRDSSPDSPPSQTSTILIRPLHESTPPHGGASMSSLHQDGNGGASASTLALNSAAYAARMQAMHIQEIPPFRKKSSDSADHTGSSTSSSPQRTTMRQLSGQRDPQQTIPEIPPYKTRKISAESSTHLTMSELGNTSETADILKPAPSWCNVAMKSGAPGSNLATPPASQQQQQIVASSSSSSGGGGSVFSPSGAGPTGAPAGISNSQSRPSVGALSNSSSSSSHKQQQKQAKEEREREKEREKEKEKEKEREKEKEKEKEKDKEAQAASTSAGNTDDEAKAAELAAKKSRLKQKLVKSARSVAIFSLKLKERRQREAEKAATIAVEHAKALAKLPMPQPVGGELSCIPIEQLIQIDDIKPAIKPASTTAPSSSSQAGSSTYQYQNQYQQPQHYHLPSHSHPHTDN, from the exons CTTCCCGCCAACTACGCCGCAAAGTGCCCTACGCCGGCCATCTGATGACGCCGCGACGCCTCTGGCTCAATAAAATTCCCACACAATGTGACGTGGTTATTGAATTTCCAGAGGATGCGCCAGACGAGGCACTCCGCTGGCTCCTGGCCCGCATCCGCTCCCAACCGCCGGCCGGTCTTGGCCTCCTGGTCCAGGTCAAGGCGCACGAGAGTACGCGGCGGAATGCCTTCTATGTCAGTGCTCCGGTGAATGT CCTCTTTAAAGCCGCCGAAGATGCCCGCCTGCCAAAGCGTTTAAGACCGGATTTGGGCGGCGCACTTAGAGAGTTCACCACCCGCGAGAGTCACTGCTTCCAACAGTTGCGTGGGGATGTGGGCAGTACGGTGCTGTTCACTTCACAGGAACGTCAATGGCTGGTCCTTCAGGTGCTCCAAGGACTGCGGGCCGGCTGCAGTGACATCGATGCTTTGCACGGACGAGCGGCTGTTTCTGAGGGCCAGAGCATCGTGGCTGCCTGGCAGGAGTCCGGCCTGATCACACAGGTCTTTCCTCTGCACGAACCCAGCTCTCTGACTCAGCTCCAGACGCATTGGGTTAAACAGATATTTGCACCACAGCCTTTAG ATGACATTGCTGCCTATTTTGGCGTTAAGGTTGCCTTATACTTTGCCTGGCTAGGTCATTACACCTGCGCTTTGGGCGTACCGGCTGTTTTTGGCACCATTCTCTATTGCATCCTCTGGGGCAAGGGTCAGACGGCCCAGGACATGGGTCATGTGCTCTTCTCCTTATTCAATGTAGCTTGGGCCTCGCTCTACTTGGAGGCTTGGAAACGGTATTCCGTGGAGTTGGCTTTCCGTTGGGGCACTTTATCAACGCCACCAGAGTTGCTGGAGCCGCCCAGGCCCTTGTACAAG GGTCCTTTGGAGGAGAACAACGTAACTGGGCGACTAGAGCCCAGGGAAGCACCTGCTTGGCAACGACGTGCGTTTCGCTACCTGGTCAGTTTTCCAATTATAGGATGCTGTCTCTGCATGGTCTTTGTTGTTATGTTTCTCATGTTGCGCTTTCAG GATTGGTGGGACTCGAAACTGCCGGAGGAGAGCGTCCTGTGCTGCCTAAGTGTCATCCCCAAGGTTCTACTGGCAGGAGCCATTACCCTAATGGACGAGGCTTACTTTAAATTGGCCGTGTGGCTTAACGACCGGG AAAACTATCGTCTGCAGTCAAAATATGAGAATCACTTAATAGCCAAAGTGGCTTTGTTCCAATTCGTCAACTCTTTCCTATCGCTTTTCTATATTGCCTTCTATTTACGGGACGAGGATAAGCTCAAAGAG CAACTGGCTGGTCTCTTAATTTCCCGTCAAATTATTGGAAATCTTCGCGAGTCCGCCCTTCCCTACTTTGTCGAACAATGGAAGTTGGCCAAGCTGAGCTTCAATATGTGGGGAGCTCTGAGCCCCACCCAAAATGTGACACGCAGCCTGGCCGAAGAACTGGCCACTGCCGAGGCCGAGCTGAAGGCGGAGGGATCCGGCACGCCCACTAAAAGCCAACACCACCAAACTGAATCCAAACGGAATATCGGACAGGCCGAAATTGAGAGTTCTTTGTACAAG TATGATGGCACATTCTCGGACCATTTGGAGATGCTTGTTCAAATGGGATATGTGGTGCTCTTCTCGGCCGCCTTTCCCCTGGCCGGCGTCTGCGCTTTGATCAACAACCTGATGGAGATTCGTTCCGATGCCTTCAAGCTGGCCCATGTGCATCAGCGTCCGTTTGGACAGCGTGTGGCCAACATTGGCACCTGGCAGAATGCCCTGAGCATCCTTTCCCTGGCAGCTGTCATCGTGAACTGTGCCCTAATTGGCCTTTCTGGCCAGGTTTCGAGGCTGTGGCCGGGACTGACCACCGCCCAGACAATAATTCTGATTGTCACTCTCGAG CACATAATGTTGGGTTTGCGGCAGGCACTCACTTGGTTACTGCCGGAGTTGCCCTCCTGGCTGGCGGCGGAAATCGCACGCGCCGAACATTGCCGCCGGGAGATGCAATGCAAGGGCACATCGCCACGACCCACACCGCCCACGCCGCAGTCGACCACGTCCACTCAGCCGGAACAAGAGGGTCCTAGCAGCATGCAAATGGAAAGCGGTGCCAATACCACCCACGATCAGTCCATGGAGAGCCAGGTGGCCGACGATATACTGCTCTATGGTCAGGATTTCGCCAGCTATGGTCGCAACATAGAGGCGGATGTTAATATTTATGAGAACCGCGACTCGTCACCGGACTCACCGCCCTCACAG ACCAGCACCATACTCATCAGGCCGTTGCATGAGTCAACCCCCCCGCACGGCGGCGCCTCAATGTCGAGTCTGCATCAGGACGGCAATGGCGG AGCTTCTGCCAGCACGCTAGCCCTCAACTCGGCGGCATATGCAGCCCGAATGCAGGCGATGCATATCCAAGAAATACCGCCATTCCGAAAGAAATCCAGCGATTCAGCTGATCACACtggcagcagcaccagcagcagtcCCCAGCGGACCACAATGCGGCAATTATCCGGACAAAGGGATCCGCAGCAGACGATCCCGGAGATACCACCGTACAAGACCCGAAAGATATCCGCGGAGAGCTCCACGCACCTGACCATGAGC GAACTTGGAAACACATCAGAAACCGCGGACATTCTAAAGCCAGCTCCATCCTGGTGCAACGTGGCCATGAAGTCCGGAGCACCTGGCAGCAATTTAGCAACTCCGCCAGcctcccagcagcagcagcaaataGTCGCATCCTCATCCTCGTCCTCGGGTGGTGGCGGTAGCGTTTTCAGTCCCAGCGGTGCTGGTCCAACTGGCGCACCCGCTGGCATTAGTAATTCCCAATCCCGGCCCAGTGTCGGCGCCCTATCCAACTCCTCATCCAGTTCATCCCacaagcagcaacagaagcaggCCAAGGAGGAAAGGGAACGAGAAAAGGAGAGGGAAaaggagaaggagaaagagaaagaaagggaaaaggaaaaggagaaagaaaaagaaaaggataAAGAAGCTCAGGCCGCATCCACATCAGCGGGCAATACGGATGATGAAGCCAAGG CTGCTGAATTGGCTGCCAAGAAATCCCGCCTAAAACAGAAGCTGGTCAAGAGTGCGAGATCCGTGGCCATATTCTCCCTCAAACTGAAGGAGCGGAGACAGCGCGAGGCGGAGAAGGCAGCCACCATAGCCGTAGAACATGCCAAG GCTCTGGCAAAACTACCAATGCCCCAGCCTGTGGGTGGCGAGTTGTCCTGTATACCCATCGAACAGCTTATCCAAATCGACGACATCAAACCTGCGATTAAGCCTGCAAGCACGACAGCTCCGTCATCCTCGAGTCAAGCCGGATCGTCGACGTATCAATATCAGAATCAGTACCAACAGCCGCAGCATTATCATCTGCCCTCACATTCGCACCCACATACggataattaa